A part of Bufo bufo chromosome 7, aBufBuf1.1, whole genome shotgun sequence genomic DNA contains:
- the LOC121008069 gene encoding hemoglobin subunit beta-2-like — protein sequence MVHWTAEEKAIINSTWAKVNVEADGHEVLSRLLIVYPWTQRYFSSFGNLSNVTAISGNAKVKAHGKKVLTAVGNSIQHIDDVKHYLHDLSKSHAQELHVDPENFKRLTEVLVIVLASKLASAFTPQVQAVWEKFTAVLVAALSHGYF from the exons ATGGTCCACTGGACAGCTGAAGAGAAGGCCATTATCAACTCCACCTGGGCCAAGGTCAATGTGGAAGCCGACGGCCATGAAGTCCTGAGCAG GCTGCTCATCGTGTACCCCTGGACTCAGAGATACTTCAGCAGCTTTGGAAACCTCTCCAACGTCACCGCCATCTCTGGCAACGCCAAGGTGAAGGCACATGGCAAGAAGGTGCTCACAGCTGTTGGCAATTCCATCCAACACATTGATGATGTGAAACATTACCTGCATGACCTCAGCAAGTCCCATGCCCAGGAGCTCCATGTAGACCCTGAGAACTTCAAG CGTCTGACTGAAGTTTTGGTCATCGTCTTGGCTAGCAAACTGGCATCTGCTTTCACCCCTCAAGTCCAGGCTGTCTGGGAGAAGTTCACTGCTGTTCTTGTGGCTGCTTTGAGCCACGGATACTTTTAA